Proteins encoded by one window of Arachis ipaensis cultivar K30076 chromosome B04, Araip1.1, whole genome shotgun sequence:
- the LOC107639340 gene encoding mediator of RNA polymerase II transcription subunit 1 isoform X1, which translates to MERSEPALVPEWLRGTGNVAGAGNSAQQFASPSNHADTPTVADRSRNRSSKTNGDFDSTRSIFFERTASSNSRRSSINGSAKHAYSSFNRSNRDKDRDREKDRSSFSDQWDRGSSERIETETLQRSHSMLSRKQSETLIRRVVVNTKSGGSSNQNNGNGILSGGSISSVQKAFFDKDFPSLGAEEKQGIAEIGRVPSPGLGSAASQSLPVGNSALIRGEGWTSALAEVPTIIGSSNPGFVMVQQNATAASGSVASSTAAGLNMAEALAQTPSQARSAPQVLVKIQRLEELAIKQSRQLIPVTPSMPKALVPNSSEKSKPKAAVRSTEMSVSAKSLPQQPSGLHSTSQSVRNVNTKVEAPKTCGKFTDLKSVVWENGVSPTFSKEVSNLTNSSIGKSGSQHAVASAVAYTPSKNTNYMKSPTVEKRHSHSHSQSRNDFFNLIKKKTLMNSSTVVPDSIPVVSSPISEKSGELNGVVVKPSVYPQSTGNGPEVTSNGNAHAYEESQRLSDSEEKDSIPSATISPDEEEAAFLRSLGWEENSDEDEGLTEEEINAFYQEVCKKLGPTTFKLCQGMQPNLSKLFESYASNLHGASAELSSSNSGSEA; encoded by the exons ATGGAAAGAAGTGAACCTGCATTAGTTCCAGAATGGTTGAGAGGTACTGGAAATGTTGCTGGGGCTGGCAATTCAGCCCAACAGTTTGCATCCCCATCTAATCATGCAG ATACTCCGACTGTAGCCGATAGATCAAGGAACAGATCTTCTAAGACAAATGGTGATTTTGATAGCACACGTTCTATATTTTTTGAACGGACTGCCTCATCAAATTCTCGTAGGAGTTCCATCAATGGTTCTGCTAAGCATGCCTACAGTAGTTTCAATAGAAGTAATCGTGACAAGGACCGTGATAGAGAGAAAGATAGATCCAGTTTTAGTGACCAGTGGGATCGTGGTAGTTCTGAAAGGATAGAGACGGAGACATTGCAACGCTCTCATTCAATGCTTTCCAGGAAACAGAGTGAGACTTTAATTCGCAGAGTTGTTGTAAATACAAAATCTGGTGGCAGTAGCAATCAGAACAATGGGAATGGCATACTTTCTGGTGGTAGTATTAGTAGTGTTCAGAAAGCTTTCTTTGACAAGGATTTTCCATCACTTGGGGCTGAGGAGAAACAGGGTATAGCTGAAATAGGAAGAGTTCCATCTCCTGGTTTGGGTTCCGCTGCTAGTCAAAGCCTACCGGTTGGTAATTCAGCTTTGATACGTGGGGAAGGATGGACATCTGCACTAGCAGAGGTACCTACCATAATTGGAAGCAGTAATCCAGGATTTGTAATGGTGCAACAAAATGCAACTGCAGCTTCTGGGTCTGTAGCTTCAAGCACAGCAGCTGGTCTTAATATGGCTGAAGCATTGGCCCAGACTCCGTCCCAAGCTCGTTCTGCACCTCAG GTGTTGGTCAAAATCCAAAGGCTTGAGGAACTGGCTATTAAGCAGTCAAGGCAATTGATTCCAGTAACACCATCAATGCCTAAAGCTTTG GTTCCTAATTCCTCTGAGAAATCAAAGCCAAAAGCAGCAGTCAGAAGTACTGAGATGAGTGTTTCTGCAAAGAGTTTGCCCCAGCAGCCCTCTGGGTTGCACAGTACTAGTCAGTCTGTTCGAAATGTAAATACCAAAGTTGAAGCTCCGAAGACATGTGGAAAATTTACTGATCTTAAATCCGTGGTGTGGGAGAATGGTGTTTCTCCTACCTTCTCCAAGGAGGTTTCAAATTTGACAAATTCTTCCATCGGCAAATCAGGAAGTCAACATGCTGTTGCTTCAGCGGTTGCTTATACCCCTTCGAAGAACACCAATTACATGAAATCTCCCACAGTGGAGAAGAGACATTCTCATTCACATTCGCAGAGTCGAAACGATTTCTTCAATCTCATTAAAAAGAAAACCCTGATGAACTCCTCTACAGTTGTTCCAGATTCTATCCCGGTGGTTTCATCTCCTATATCAGAGAAATCTGGTGAATTAAATGGAGTAGTAGTTAAACCTTCTGTATATCCTCAATCCACTGGAAATGGTCCTGAAGTGACAAGCAATGGCAATGCTCATGCCTATGAAGAGTCACAGAGACTTTCTGATAGTGAAGAAAAAGATTCTATTCCCAGTGCTACAATATCTCCTGATGAGGAAGAGGCTGCATTCCTTCGTTCTCTTGGCTGGGAGGAGAATTCAGATGAGGATGAAGGGCTTACGGAGGAGGAGATCAATGCCTTCTATCAGGAGGTG TGCAAGAAGTTGGGCCCCACAACATTCAAGCTCTGCCAAGGCATGCAACCAAACCTGTCCAAGTTGTTTGAATCCTATGCATCCAACTTGCATGGAGCTTCTGCTGAGTTGAGCTCCTCTAATTCTGGATCGGAAGCTTGA
- the LOC107639340 gene encoding mediator of RNA polymerase II transcription subunit 1 isoform X3, with the protein MLLGLAIQPNSLHPHLIMQYYCVDTPTVADRSRNRSSKTNGDFDSTRSIFFERTASSNSRRSSINGSAKHAYSSFNRSNRDKDRDREKDRSSFSDQWDRGSSERIETETLQRSHSMLSRKQSETLIRRVVVNTKSGGSSNQNNGNGILSGGSISSVQKAFFDKDFPSLGAEEKQGIAEIGRVPSPGLGSAASQSLPVGNSALIRGEGWTSALAEVPTIIGSSNPGFVMVQQNATAASGSVASSTAAGLNMAEALAQTPSQARSAPQVLVKIQRLEELAIKQSRQLIPVTPSMPKALVPNSSEKSKPKAAVRSTEMSVSAKSLPQQPSGLHSTSQSVRNVNTKVEAPKTCGKFTDLKSVVWENGVSPTFSKEVSNLTNSSIGKSGSQHAVASAVAYTPSKNTNYMKSPTVEKRHSHSHSQSRNDFFNLIKKKTLMNSSTVVPDSIPVVSSPISEKSGELNGVVVKPSVYPQSTGNGPEVTSNGNAHAYEESQRLSDSEEKDSIPSATISPDEEEAAFLRSLGWEENSDEDEGLTEEEINAFYQEVCKKLGPTTFKLCQGMQPNLSKLFESYASNLHGASAELSSSNSGSEA; encoded by the exons ATGTTGCTGGGGCTGGCAATTCAGCCCAACAGTTTGCATCCCCATCTAATCATGCAG TATTATTGTGTAGATACTCCGACTGTAGCCGATAGATCAAGGAACAGATCTTCTAAGACAAATGGTGATTTTGATAGCACACGTTCTATATTTTTTGAACGGACTGCCTCATCAAATTCTCGTAGGAGTTCCATCAATGGTTCTGCTAAGCATGCCTACAGTAGTTTCAATAGAAGTAATCGTGACAAGGACCGTGATAGAGAGAAAGATAGATCCAGTTTTAGTGACCAGTGGGATCGTGGTAGTTCTGAAAGGATAGAGACGGAGACATTGCAACGCTCTCATTCAATGCTTTCCAGGAAACAGAGTGAGACTTTAATTCGCAGAGTTGTTGTAAATACAAAATCTGGTGGCAGTAGCAATCAGAACAATGGGAATGGCATACTTTCTGGTGGTAGTATTAGTAGTGTTCAGAAAGCTTTCTTTGACAAGGATTTTCCATCACTTGGGGCTGAGGAGAAACAGGGTATAGCTGAAATAGGAAGAGTTCCATCTCCTGGTTTGGGTTCCGCTGCTAGTCAAAGCCTACCGGTTGGTAATTCAGCTTTGATACGTGGGGAAGGATGGACATCTGCACTAGCAGAGGTACCTACCATAATTGGAAGCAGTAATCCAGGATTTGTAATGGTGCAACAAAATGCAACTGCAGCTTCTGGGTCTGTAGCTTCAAGCACAGCAGCTGGTCTTAATATGGCTGAAGCATTGGCCCAGACTCCGTCCCAAGCTCGTTCTGCACCTCAG GTGTTGGTCAAAATCCAAAGGCTTGAGGAACTGGCTATTAAGCAGTCAAGGCAATTGATTCCAGTAACACCATCAATGCCTAAAGCTTTG GTTCCTAATTCCTCTGAGAAATCAAAGCCAAAAGCAGCAGTCAGAAGTACTGAGATGAGTGTTTCTGCAAAGAGTTTGCCCCAGCAGCCCTCTGGGTTGCACAGTACTAGTCAGTCTGTTCGAAATGTAAATACCAAAGTTGAAGCTCCGAAGACATGTGGAAAATTTACTGATCTTAAATCCGTGGTGTGGGAGAATGGTGTTTCTCCTACCTTCTCCAAGGAGGTTTCAAATTTGACAAATTCTTCCATCGGCAAATCAGGAAGTCAACATGCTGTTGCTTCAGCGGTTGCTTATACCCCTTCGAAGAACACCAATTACATGAAATCTCCCACAGTGGAGAAGAGACATTCTCATTCACATTCGCAGAGTCGAAACGATTTCTTCAATCTCATTAAAAAGAAAACCCTGATGAACTCCTCTACAGTTGTTCCAGATTCTATCCCGGTGGTTTCATCTCCTATATCAGAGAAATCTGGTGAATTAAATGGAGTAGTAGTTAAACCTTCTGTATATCCTCAATCCACTGGAAATGGTCCTGAAGTGACAAGCAATGGCAATGCTCATGCCTATGAAGAGTCACAGAGACTTTCTGATAGTGAAGAAAAAGATTCTATTCCCAGTGCTACAATATCTCCTGATGAGGAAGAGGCTGCATTCCTTCGTTCTCTTGGCTGGGAGGAGAATTCAGATGAGGATGAAGGGCTTACGGAGGAGGAGATCAATGCCTTCTATCAGGAGGTG TGCAAGAAGTTGGGCCCCACAACATTCAAGCTCTGCCAAGGCATGCAACCAAACCTGTCCAAGTTGTTTGAATCCTATGCATCCAACTTGCATGGAGCTTCTGCTGAGTTGAGCTCCTCTAATTCTGGATCGGAAGCTTGA
- the LOC107639340 gene encoding mediator of RNA polymerase II transcription subunit 1 isoform X2 produces MERSEPALVPEWLRGTGNVAGAGNSAQQFASPSNHADTPTVADRSRNRSSKTNGDFDSTRSIFFERTASSNSRRSSINGSAKHAYSSFNRSNRDKDRDREKDRSSFSDQWDRGSSERIETETLQRSHSMLSRKQSETLIRRVVVNTKSGGSSNQNNGNGILSGGSISSVQKAFFDKDFPSLGAEEKQGIAEIGRVPSPGLGSAASQSLPVGNSALIRGEGWTSALAEVPTIIGSSNPGFVMVQQNATAASGSVASSTAAGLNMAEALAQTPSQARSAPQVLVKIQRLEELAIKQSRQLIPVTPSMPKALVPNSSEKSKPKAAVRSTEMSVSAKSLPQQPSGLHSTSQSVRNVNTKVEAPKTCGKFTDLKSVVWENGVSPTFSKEVSNLTNSSIGKSGSQHAVASAVAYTPSKNTNYMKSPTVEKRHSHSHSQSRNDFFNLIKKKTLMNSSTVVPDSIPVVSSPISEKSGELNGVVVKPSVYPQSTGNGPEVTSNGNAHAYEESQRLSDSEEKDSIPSATISPDEEEAAFLRSLGWEENSDEDEGLTEEEINAFYQECKKLGPTTFKLCQGMQPNLSKLFESYASNLHGASAELSSSNSGSEA; encoded by the exons ATGGAAAGAAGTGAACCTGCATTAGTTCCAGAATGGTTGAGAGGTACTGGAAATGTTGCTGGGGCTGGCAATTCAGCCCAACAGTTTGCATCCCCATCTAATCATGCAG ATACTCCGACTGTAGCCGATAGATCAAGGAACAGATCTTCTAAGACAAATGGTGATTTTGATAGCACACGTTCTATATTTTTTGAACGGACTGCCTCATCAAATTCTCGTAGGAGTTCCATCAATGGTTCTGCTAAGCATGCCTACAGTAGTTTCAATAGAAGTAATCGTGACAAGGACCGTGATAGAGAGAAAGATAGATCCAGTTTTAGTGACCAGTGGGATCGTGGTAGTTCTGAAAGGATAGAGACGGAGACATTGCAACGCTCTCATTCAATGCTTTCCAGGAAACAGAGTGAGACTTTAATTCGCAGAGTTGTTGTAAATACAAAATCTGGTGGCAGTAGCAATCAGAACAATGGGAATGGCATACTTTCTGGTGGTAGTATTAGTAGTGTTCAGAAAGCTTTCTTTGACAAGGATTTTCCATCACTTGGGGCTGAGGAGAAACAGGGTATAGCTGAAATAGGAAGAGTTCCATCTCCTGGTTTGGGTTCCGCTGCTAGTCAAAGCCTACCGGTTGGTAATTCAGCTTTGATACGTGGGGAAGGATGGACATCTGCACTAGCAGAGGTACCTACCATAATTGGAAGCAGTAATCCAGGATTTGTAATGGTGCAACAAAATGCAACTGCAGCTTCTGGGTCTGTAGCTTCAAGCACAGCAGCTGGTCTTAATATGGCTGAAGCATTGGCCCAGACTCCGTCCCAAGCTCGTTCTGCACCTCAG GTGTTGGTCAAAATCCAAAGGCTTGAGGAACTGGCTATTAAGCAGTCAAGGCAATTGATTCCAGTAACACCATCAATGCCTAAAGCTTTG GTTCCTAATTCCTCTGAGAAATCAAAGCCAAAAGCAGCAGTCAGAAGTACTGAGATGAGTGTTTCTGCAAAGAGTTTGCCCCAGCAGCCCTCTGGGTTGCACAGTACTAGTCAGTCTGTTCGAAATGTAAATACCAAAGTTGAAGCTCCGAAGACATGTGGAAAATTTACTGATCTTAAATCCGTGGTGTGGGAGAATGGTGTTTCTCCTACCTTCTCCAAGGAGGTTTCAAATTTGACAAATTCTTCCATCGGCAAATCAGGAAGTCAACATGCTGTTGCTTCAGCGGTTGCTTATACCCCTTCGAAGAACACCAATTACATGAAATCTCCCACAGTGGAGAAGAGACATTCTCATTCACATTCGCAGAGTCGAAACGATTTCTTCAATCTCATTAAAAAGAAAACCCTGATGAACTCCTCTACAGTTGTTCCAGATTCTATCCCGGTGGTTTCATCTCCTATATCAGAGAAATCTGGTGAATTAAATGGAGTAGTAGTTAAACCTTCTGTATATCCTCAATCCACTGGAAATGGTCCTGAAGTGACAAGCAATGGCAATGCTCATGCCTATGAAGAGTCACAGAGACTTTCTGATAGTGAAGAAAAAGATTCTATTCCCAGTGCTACAATATCTCCTGATGAGGAAGAGGCTGCATTCCTTCGTTCTCTTGGCTGGGAGGAGAATTCAGATGAGGATGAAGGGCTTACGGAGGAGGAGATCAATGCCTTCTATCAGGAG TGCAAGAAGTTGGGCCCCACAACATTCAAGCTCTGCCAAGGCATGCAACCAAACCTGTCCAAGTTGTTTGAATCCTATGCATCCAACTTGCATGGAGCTTCTGCTGAGTTGAGCTCCTCTAATTCTGGATCGGAAGCTTGA
- the LOC107639340 gene encoding mediator of RNA polymerase II transcription subunit 1 isoform X4, producing MERSEPALVPEWLRGTGNVAGAGNSAQQFASPSNHADTPTVADRSRNRSSKTNGDFDSTRSIFFERTASSNSRRSSINGSAKHAYSSFNRSNRDKDRDREKDRSSFSDQWDRGSSERIETETLQRSHSMLSRKQSETLIRRVVVNTKSGGSSNQNNGNGILSGGSISSVQKAFFDKDFPSLGAEEKQGIAEIGRVPSPGLGSAASQSLPVGNSALIRGEGWTSALAEVPTIIGSSNPGFVMVQQNATAASGSVASSTAAGLNMAEALAQTPSQARSAPQVPNSSEKSKPKAAVRSTEMSVSAKSLPQQPSGLHSTSQSVRNVNTKVEAPKTCGKFTDLKSVVWENGVSPTFSKEVSNLTNSSIGKSGSQHAVASAVAYTPSKNTNYMKSPTVEKRHSHSHSQSRNDFFNLIKKKTLMNSSTVVPDSIPVVSSPISEKSGELNGVVVKPSVYPQSTGNGPEVTSNGNAHAYEESQRLSDSEEKDSIPSATISPDEEEAAFLRSLGWEENSDEDEGLTEEEINAFYQEVCKKLGPTTFKLCQGMQPNLSKLFESYASNLHGASAELSSSNSGSEA from the exons ATGGAAAGAAGTGAACCTGCATTAGTTCCAGAATGGTTGAGAGGTACTGGAAATGTTGCTGGGGCTGGCAATTCAGCCCAACAGTTTGCATCCCCATCTAATCATGCAG ATACTCCGACTGTAGCCGATAGATCAAGGAACAGATCTTCTAAGACAAATGGTGATTTTGATAGCACACGTTCTATATTTTTTGAACGGACTGCCTCATCAAATTCTCGTAGGAGTTCCATCAATGGTTCTGCTAAGCATGCCTACAGTAGTTTCAATAGAAGTAATCGTGACAAGGACCGTGATAGAGAGAAAGATAGATCCAGTTTTAGTGACCAGTGGGATCGTGGTAGTTCTGAAAGGATAGAGACGGAGACATTGCAACGCTCTCATTCAATGCTTTCCAGGAAACAGAGTGAGACTTTAATTCGCAGAGTTGTTGTAAATACAAAATCTGGTGGCAGTAGCAATCAGAACAATGGGAATGGCATACTTTCTGGTGGTAGTATTAGTAGTGTTCAGAAAGCTTTCTTTGACAAGGATTTTCCATCACTTGGGGCTGAGGAGAAACAGGGTATAGCTGAAATAGGAAGAGTTCCATCTCCTGGTTTGGGTTCCGCTGCTAGTCAAAGCCTACCGGTTGGTAATTCAGCTTTGATACGTGGGGAAGGATGGACATCTGCACTAGCAGAGGTACCTACCATAATTGGAAGCAGTAATCCAGGATTTGTAATGGTGCAACAAAATGCAACTGCAGCTTCTGGGTCTGTAGCTTCAAGCACAGCAGCTGGTCTTAATATGGCTGAAGCATTGGCCCAGACTCCGTCCCAAGCTCGTTCTGCACCTCAG GTTCCTAATTCCTCTGAGAAATCAAAGCCAAAAGCAGCAGTCAGAAGTACTGAGATGAGTGTTTCTGCAAAGAGTTTGCCCCAGCAGCCCTCTGGGTTGCACAGTACTAGTCAGTCTGTTCGAAATGTAAATACCAAAGTTGAAGCTCCGAAGACATGTGGAAAATTTACTGATCTTAAATCCGTGGTGTGGGAGAATGGTGTTTCTCCTACCTTCTCCAAGGAGGTTTCAAATTTGACAAATTCTTCCATCGGCAAATCAGGAAGTCAACATGCTGTTGCTTCAGCGGTTGCTTATACCCCTTCGAAGAACACCAATTACATGAAATCTCCCACAGTGGAGAAGAGACATTCTCATTCACATTCGCAGAGTCGAAACGATTTCTTCAATCTCATTAAAAAGAAAACCCTGATGAACTCCTCTACAGTTGTTCCAGATTCTATCCCGGTGGTTTCATCTCCTATATCAGAGAAATCTGGTGAATTAAATGGAGTAGTAGTTAAACCTTCTGTATATCCTCAATCCACTGGAAATGGTCCTGAAGTGACAAGCAATGGCAATGCTCATGCCTATGAAGAGTCACAGAGACTTTCTGATAGTGAAGAAAAAGATTCTATTCCCAGTGCTACAATATCTCCTGATGAGGAAGAGGCTGCATTCCTTCGTTCTCTTGGCTGGGAGGAGAATTCAGATGAGGATGAAGGGCTTACGGAGGAGGAGATCAATGCCTTCTATCAGGAGGTG TGCAAGAAGTTGGGCCCCACAACATTCAAGCTCTGCCAAGGCATGCAACCAAACCTGTCCAAGTTGTTTGAATCCTATGCATCCAACTTGCATGGAGCTTCTGCTGAGTTGAGCTCCTCTAATTCTGGATCGGAAGCTTGA